The Oncorhynchus tshawytscha isolate Ot180627B linkage group LG05, Otsh_v2.0, whole genome shotgun sequence genome includes a window with the following:
- the LOC112251422 gene encoding prothymosin alpha-A isoform X1 codes for MADTKVDKKEISAKDLKEKKLVEEAENGKDAPANGKKAKEAEENGDVDEEEDVGEEEDEEEDVEGDEDDEDDDEVEGRAGKRAAEDDDDDDDDDEEDVGTKKQKTDDD; via the exons ATGGCTGACACAAAAGTCGACAAGAAGGAGATCTCTGCCAAG GACCTGAAAGAGAAGAAGCTTGTTGAGGAGGCAGAAAATGGAAAAGATGCCCCAGCCAATGGGAAAAAAGCT AAGGAGGCTGAGGAGAATGGCGATGTagacgaggaggaggatgtgggagaggaggaggatgaggaagaggatgttgAGG gcgACGAAGATGATGAAGATGACGATGAGGTCGAGGGTCGCGCAGGCAAGAGGGCGGCGGAAGATGATGAcgacgatgatgatgacgatgag GAGGATGTTGGAACGAAGAAGCAGAAAACCGATGATGATTAA
- the LOC112251422 gene encoding prothymosin alpha-A isoform X2: MADTKVDKKEISAKDLKEKKLVEEAENGKDAPANGKKAEAEENGDVDEEEDVGEEEDEEEDVEGDEDDEDDDEVEGRAGKRAAEDDDDDDDDDEEDVGTKKQKTDDD; this comes from the exons ATGGCTGACACAAAAGTCGACAAGAAGGAGATCTCTGCCAAG GACCTGAAAGAGAAGAAGCTTGTTGAGGAGGCAGAAAATGGAAAAGATGCCCCAGCCAATGGGAAAAAAGCT GAGGCTGAGGAGAATGGCGATGTagacgaggaggaggatgtgggagaggaggaggatgaggaagaggatgttgAGG gcgACGAAGATGATGAAGATGACGATGAGGTCGAGGGTCGCGCAGGCAAGAGGGCGGCGGAAGATGATGAcgacgatgatgatgacgatgag GAGGATGTTGGAACGAAGAAGCAGAAAACCGATGATGATTAA